The Terriglobales bacterium genome includes a window with the following:
- a CDS encoding protein-methionine-sulfoxide reductase heme-binding subunit MsrQ codes for MRNKGIILLKTAVFLACLGPLAALLWKYHADDLGANPIEVITRATGGWTLRFLLITLAITPLRKLSQQPWLIRFRRMLGLFAFFYGCLHFTTYIWLDQFFDWANMVRDVGKRPFITAGFTGFVLMIPLALTSTSWAVRKMGGKRWQWLHRLIYASATAGVIHFLWQVKKDISEPLIYAGVLALLVLYRVGAWGIPALKARRARLPESAS; via the coding sequence ATGCGCAACAAGGGAATCATTCTGCTGAAGACCGCGGTGTTCCTCGCCTGCCTGGGCCCGCTGGCGGCCCTGTTGTGGAAGTACCACGCCGACGACTTGGGCGCGAATCCCATCGAGGTCATCACCCGCGCCACCGGCGGCTGGACGCTCCGCTTCCTGCTTATCACTCTTGCCATCACGCCGCTGCGCAAGCTGAGCCAGCAGCCGTGGCTCATCCGCTTCCGGCGCATGCTGGGGCTCTTCGCTTTCTTCTACGGCTGCCTGCACTTCACCACCTACATCTGGCTGGACCAGTTCTTCGACTGGGCGAACATGGTGAGGGACGTGGGCAAGCGGCCCTTCATCACCGCTGGCTTCACTGGCTTTGTGCTGATGATCCCGCTGGCGCTCACTTCTACCAGTTGGGCGGTGCGCAAGATGGGCGGCAAACGCTGGCAGTGGCTGCATCGCTTGATCTACGCCAGCGCCACGGCGGGCGTGATCCATTTCCTGTGGCAGGTGAAAAAGGACATCAGCGAACCGCTGATCTACGCCGGGGTGCTGGCGCTGCTGGTGCTCTACCGCGTCGGCGCCTGGGGGATCCCCGCGCTCAAAGCGCGGCGTGCCCGGTTGCCGGAATCCGCTTCCTGA
- the msrP gene encoding protein-methionine-sulfoxide reductase catalytic subunit MsrP, protein MLIKKPADIRSSEITDQKLYVNRRKFILGASAAGAALAAGIAVRELSSPAQAVANDKLTFSKSPLSTSEKQTPFKDITNYNNYYEFGTDKYSPAGEARNFKTRPWTVKVEGEVKKAKILDIDAILKLAALEERIYRHRCVEGWSMVIPWVGFPLSAFLNQCEPTAKAKYVELTTLYDPKQMPGQRSGVLEWPYVEGLRMDEAMHPLAILAVGLYGETLPNQDGAPLRLVVPWKYGFKSVKAIVKARFTEKQPLNTWNIAAPSEYGFYSNVNPQVDHPRWSQGKERRIGEFFKRDTLMFNGYGDQVARLYSGMDLRKNF, encoded by the coding sequence ATGCTGATCAAGAAGCCTGCTGACATCCGCTCGTCGGAGATCACCGACCAGAAGCTGTACGTGAACCGGCGTAAGTTCATTCTGGGGGCGTCGGCGGCGGGCGCGGCGCTGGCGGCGGGGATCGCGGTGCGCGAATTGAGCTCGCCGGCCCAGGCCGTGGCCAACGACAAGCTCACCTTCTCCAAGAGCCCGCTCAGCACCAGCGAGAAGCAGACGCCCTTCAAGGACATCACGAATTACAACAACTACTACGAGTTTGGGACGGACAAGTACAGCCCGGCGGGAGAGGCGAGGAACTTCAAGACGCGTCCCTGGACGGTGAAGGTCGAGGGCGAGGTCAAGAAGGCGAAGATCCTCGACATTGACGCCATCCTGAAGCTGGCGGCGCTCGAAGAGCGCATCTATCGCCACCGCTGCGTGGAGGGCTGGTCCATGGTGATCCCCTGGGTGGGGTTCCCGCTCTCGGCGTTCCTCAACCAGTGCGAGCCCACCGCCAAGGCCAAGTACGTGGAGCTGACGACCCTCTACGATCCCAAGCAGATGCCGGGGCAGCGCTCCGGCGTGCTGGAGTGGCCCTACGTCGAAGGACTGCGCATGGACGAAGCCATGCACCCGCTGGCCATCCTGGCGGTCGGCCTCTACGGCGAGACCCTGCCCAACCAGGACGGGGCGCCGCTGCGCCTGGTGGTACCGTGGAAGTACGGCTTCAAGAGCGTGAAGGCCATCGTCAAGGCGCGCTTCACCGAGAAGCAGCCGCTCAACACCTGGAACATCGCCGCGCCCAGCGAGTACGGCTTTTACTCCAACGTGAACCCACAGGTGGACCATCCGCGCTGGAGCCAGGGCAAGGAGCGGCGCATCGGAGAGTTCTTCAAGCGCGATACCCTGATGTTCAACGGCTACGGCGACCAGGTGGCACGCCTCTACTCCGGCATGGACCTGCGCAAGAACTTCTGA